DNA sequence from the Armigeres subalbatus isolate Guangzhou_Male chromosome 1, GZ_Asu_2, whole genome shotgun sequence genome:
acaaatagcgctaagaagcaccgttgaaattaaaatagcttcgggtagtattaaaaacttccttccgcaaagagagaaagaaccgcacagcacgaaagcacgatgcggtctggagTTTCCTTGTTAATATTACTGTCACGTGATGCTTCTCCGGAATTAGCACCTGATGTTTACTatcatatcttcttcttcttcttcttcttcttattggcattacatccccacactgggacagagccgcctcgcagcttagtgttcattaagcacttccacagttattaactgcgaggtttctaagccaagttaccatttttgcattcgtatatcatgaggctaacacgatgatacttttatgcccagggaagtcgagacaatttccaatccgaaaattgcctagaccggcaccgggaatcgaacccagccaccctcagcatggtcttgctttgtagccgcgcgtcttaccgcacggctaaggagggtttaCTATCATATGGTATCGccgaatatttgaatatttggccAGGTTGGACAGACAATGTCGCCTGCCTGACCTCGATCGTAACAACTTCAACAGTTCAAAAAACACTTCTTGCTGAACAATTTAAATataaggttaaaatacttcaaacttccatttacttccgctatattcacttatgtatcaacagatacgtatttcgttttctacttgaaaacttcttcagtgttttgttatcaactgaagaaaaacattgatttctaaCTTTGAATATGGAGTACAGAatccgtttccttgatctttgtttATTGATTTATGATGTACATCAACAGATTGTTCGTAATCCTAATGATGATTTAAAACTAGTATGGTCACTACAATAATAACTAATTAACAAAACAGTAAAGTCAcaacgaaaaataaaattgtcatgGGACTTAAATACACTTATCTAGCATATGCGCGTCAGCTACTACGGCGAAAAACATTTACAAAACTACGGCGAAGCGCATCTCTTGTCAAGTGGTAGTCAAATACTGATGCCACCCTATTAAAAACTCTCTGTAGCCCGTTCAGTGCGTTGCCCAAACCATAGTTGGTGCGGCGAAGGGGAAGTCTCAACATTATGCTATTCTGCAATAGCCGATGTTGCACGTTAATgttaatttgtttcaaaatgtctgGACAATCGATTCTTCCTTGTAAAATATCAGCGACGGTCAGTGCTCTGCTTAAGTCCCTGCGGATACGCAACGGAAGAAGGTCGATCAGCTGGCAGCGGTCCTCGTAACTAGGGAGGCGAAATGGATCTCTCCATGGTAGTTTGCGCAATGCAAATCGAACAAAACGGCGTTGTATTGATTCGATGCGCTCCGATCCGTTGTTGTAGTAAGGACACCAGACCGCCGAGCAGTATTCCAACGTCGACCGGACGAGAGAGCAGTAGAGTGCCTTCAAGCAATGTACGTCGGTGAAATTTTTCGCCACCCTGAACACAAAGCCAAGCGTTCTGGCCGCTTTATCGACAACAAAGGATATGTGCTGGTTAAATGTAAGTTGCGAATCCAAAAGAACTCCCAAATCTTTCAATAATCTTGATAAGgattccaaatcaaaccaagAGTCTTGATTGTATTCCCAGATTCCTCAAAACAGACTTGTTGCTCTTGAAGCTTTTCTGGAATCGCTGCTAGTACTTCCTGGCTGTTCGAGCAGAATTTATGAACACCAAATCCTCCTCGGCTCAATAGCATAGAAAGCTCTTTGTACATGGCTTTTACTTTCATCACTGTTTCGTCAGAAAATCGTCAACATAGCCGTCCTTCTGAATTACCGCAGAAGCGAAAATAAACTGCTCGCCTTCATCTGCCACCAACTCCATCAGCGCCTACGTTGCGTGATACGGTGAACTTGCTACCCCACACGTAACTGTCTGCAGCTCGAATATCTTCATTTCGTTCTGTTCATTACACCACAATATCCAATGATAGTATCATCTTCTGGATGCATACCGACCTGTCGGTACATTTTCGGAACATCAGCTGTCAGTACCACTTGATGACCACAGAATCGCCACAGGTCCACCCATTATAGTGTCATTCAGCGACACTCCGGAAGTCGTTTTAGCCGAAGCATCGAAAACAACTGTCGTCTTCGTAGTCGAACTAGATGCCTTACACACCGCGTGGTGCGGTATATAATACCCGTCTTTACTAGGATCATCCACTTCCTTCATATGACCAAGAGCAAGGTACTCTGTCATAAACTCGGAATACTGCATACGCCTTTCAGGATTTTTCGACAAGGAGATCATCAGCCGCTCGTAACGATTCTTCGCCCCAACGAAAGAATCTCCAAGTTGacactttttgttgttgaaaggAAGTCGCACCACGTAACGGCCGCACTCATTCCTGGCATGAGTCTCCTTGAAATGTTCTTCGACGACTGCCTCTTCCTCTGATAAGTTAGAAACAAGACGAACATCCTCGATTTCCCAAAATCTCGCCATAGTTTCACACAACGCTTGTTCTTGGTGACCAAACAGGCTTATGCGTGCACGCGGTGCACTCTTCCTCATTTCCACTGATCCTGCAACGATCCAACCAAACTCCGTTTCTGCTAATGTAATCGCACAGTTCTCTATTTTCACCAAGTCGAAAAATATCTTGTTGCCGATGATGAGGTCAATTTCTCCTGGCGAATAGAATGATGGATCAGCCAGTCGCACTCCGGTTGGCAGTTTCCAGGACTTTGTGTTGATTTCCACTACTGGAATACTCGATGTTATGCTCGGCACAATCAAGAAATCCAACACGTTCGTTGCGTACGTGCTGATTCGAGAAAGGATCTTCGTTGATAAAAAATGTTTCACTTTCGTTTGCATGTCGTTGAGACCGCTGGTTGGCACGTCGACACGATTCATCTCCAGCATCAGTTTGTTTGCCAATCACTCTGTGAGAATGTGACTGTCAGATCCTGAATCCAACAATGCACGACACTTGACGGTAGAACCACCATTTCCAACCATCTAGACCTTTGTCGTTGAAAGCAGCACTTGCCGCTTCGCTGAtcccaggcctggtagcgagtcactttttagtgacttagtcactattttgagtctagtcactaaaaagtcactattttttgcatccaaaagtcactaaagtcactatttttcggaaaatggtcactaaagtcactatttctgCATTGCCtataaaaaagttcaaaataaaaatcatttgtacctactaTTATTATCAGCCAAATCAATTGTATATCTGGAAGCAATAtattaaatttgggaaatatgtACCAAAGAAGTTCCAAGTGTGTTGTAAAAATCGTGAGGCTGTTTCCGATTCATGTCAAGTATGATCTTTTTCttcacgaatggaatttgttaaaatgcgaaAGGCTGATCTCGAGTATAGAGTACAGAATTGGGGAGCATGTATTGGAACCAGAACCATGTCTGTTGGTGAGCGTTAATACCCTCCGGTGACAAAGATAGTGAACAGCCTCAGTTTCATCACATGACAATGAGACACCATAATTTAGATGTTAGTTTTATCGCAAATgtggatgaaaaaaatgttcacgtATAATCGTGTTTTAAGTTCACATAAATTATGTTCCGCTTCCAAGGAAGAATGCGACTTGGATGACCACACCGATTCATAAGAAGCATACGCATTTTTGGGATGTAAAAGGTTACCGCCgccgggggtgagaatgggtcactgttccaactacatagaatgcttgtagaagagatttaatgtatctgaggacaagaaaactGAATTACAAGcgacctttttgaacaattttgttatCTGATCTCCACACTGTCGGTGAGGGCGCTGACCCATTCTCCCCCCGGACCGATTGTCACCCCTCGACGATGGTATTAGGAATAAAGCGATTGAATTGTATTCCGTATATATTGGATCCGCTCCAttttattacaaaacattatccgGAGACTTCAATATTATCCGATGACAAACTtatatactgccgtaatctggaaaagtgacgtaacagccattttataacatgcatgttttccatttttctgttaaagagctcgatgagtagtactcgttggaaaatggcgtatacgtcactttttcagattacggcagtatagtcgaaataattaaacaaataacatcttttcggaaaatttagttagtaatattctttgtttattAGATTAACATAAGAAAGATACACACAGCAGAATTAATTCTAAAGATTGGCGGAGCCACGGGTGGCACCACTCGCCGCAAGCACGCTGCTGTTTTCAAAGGCAGCGTTCTTGCGCCGAAGTGGTTTTCTACCAATAACAATATCTCACTCCGCAACAATATCTGATATCAGTTAGGTGGTGATATTTCATTGCTAGATGAATGCAAAGagcattaaaacaaaaaatacacTTTGCATTTTCAGACGACAAAATGATTTACATAGTTTTGGCCAAATTTTTACACTGCGAACTTATAATAAGGAGCGATAAGGGCGTCGATGACAAAAAGTACATTATGACTGTTGAATGGTTGTTAAATCCGTTTATGAAAAAATAGTGTGGAGGTGAATGAATTGGTCGaattttcaaaatctaaaataaaacaaaaactaattgaattcattatttggccacccattttttttaactttaaagctaaagtctcccatttagaaattatagtttatttaaatatataGACTTCTAATAAGAGACCATGGTTCTCAGAAACTGCCACGTCGtgctcaaaatctcaaaaacttcatttaaatttgttattaaaccATAGTTCAaatagtatttttaaaatttcattattttaattactttatATTTTCCAAACAAATGGTCCTACCAGATTTATAAGCTTAGTGAGTCCAAATAGTTCTCCGTCTAGAAATCAATAAGATTTTATATTATTCTTTAATAATCTAGCTGCAAAATTTCGAaatggagctctacagctaccatgggaaggaaagagttaaattttacgaaaatgaacataacattaaaaaaaaacaggatcTCAATGGACTTCTTCATAACTATAGTAAAACAAATCAGGATTGTATTCACTGCATTACGTTAATTATTGGTAGTAGTCAGAAAACTTATTCAATTCTTAATTTAACCTATCCtacttttatgaaaaattctctTCAGCCACGACATACAATTTAGCAAAACACACATGTCGTACTTGTATACTGATGCCATTATAAGTAATCAGGGAAACTTACCTCATCTTCACCATTTTTGCGCTTGTTGAGCAAAGGTCTTGGCCGTTTCTTGATCCATATTATGGGCTTTGATCAAATGCTCCCCCAATTTGTAATTATCACTGCAATAGAAATGAAAGTATATTATATAATAGAGTGCGAAATGATAgcgaaaatcaaattaaaaatagaattCGAATAGAATGCTACAAGAAAGCTTTTGAATCCCAACTGCTATGGAAAATAAATCTACTTACCGGTATCCATTCTGGCACAAACCGCAACGGACCTTTTGTCCGGTATGCTTGACCATGTGCAACCGTAAATGGCTGGGCCGACTGAAGGATTTACCACAAACATCGCACTTGTGCTTCTGGAAGTTCTCCTCGTGACTCTTCATATGTCGCTGTAGTGTCTTCCGCCAGCCCATAACCTTTCCACAAATGGGACAAGCAAAGGTTCTTCCCTCGTGAACCGACTCGATGTGCGCATGGAGTGCCACCTTGCGGTTGAAGGTGCGACCGCAAATGGTGCACCGGATTTCTCCCTGCTCATCAGTTGATTTTTGTCCTCGCTTCTTAGGCTTTTTCACTTTCTCGATAGGTATTTGGTACTTTTCACTTTCATTCAATGGatcatcatttttcatttcgtGATACTCATAACTTTCGTCTTCGAATTCTTCCGGTTCTGGAGACAGTACCTCTTCTTTCAAGGACACAATGGCCTCCGGCATTTCGAATGAGTATTCCGTCTCTGAATATCCCTGTTCATTAACCAACGAGTCCTCCATTTGTTGTGTTGTTCCAAAAAAGATTTTCTGCAGCTTTTCCTGAGCCTGTCCACAGCTCTTGATGAATCTAGTCGTTACTTTTAGAGTCTGAATGCATGGCTCGCAAACTCCGTTAGGAAAACCTTCCAAAAAGCGACCTCGCCCTAAACATAGCTGCAATAAGTCCTCAGATTCCACCAAATCTTCCAAATGGTTCTTTAGTGGATTTGCTTGCTTTTTTCCGCAGAAACGACAGTAAATCAACACCAAGGTTCCATATTCAGTTGCTTGTGGCAAAGGAAATTTGAACTGCTCATGAACCGCCGAGATCACAAAGGAACCGGGAAGATTTATAGATGGTATAATGTTACTAAGCAAGCGCAGCTCAGATTGGCTTTTGTCAAATTGATCCTCACGGAAGTGAAGAATACAGATTTTGTGGTCCCGCGGTTGGGATGCTTCCATTATTTCGTCGTACCAGGATGTCGTAGTCCACCATTGGGCCAAGCTCGAGTATTCGCTGACACTGAAAAGGGTGGTGTTTTGCAACTGAGAACGGCAGCCGGGAATAGAGCAGCACTTGGACATAATAGCGGCAAAACACTATCAAGATGAATAACAATAATTTTAACATTCAGGCAAATCTCGGAACTATCTATTTCATAATTTTACCTGTTTTTTAGTCTTCGAGAATTGTAGAAAAGTATAATCCAGATGGGATTGGTATGAAAACGCAGTCAAACAACCACAAACAACGCTAGCCGCGTAATGTTTATTTTCTTCTGCGCAGCCCAGCCGACCGTCATTTTTGTTTCATCTGTCATCAGAGAGGTCGTCTTCAGACGaatacactcaggaaaatcgacacatactttatggcaaaaatccatgcaCTGTGAAACTAAACTATCCAAAATCGAGTGTGAAAGCATCCAAAATTAAGTATTTTACTAACACTTCCTTTTTGGATAGTTTTTTGTTCCCATTGATGGGTGATACTAACTTTGTTTCGAAGTCCAGTCCAATAACTCACGCCTGAGTTATTTTGGTTTATATgttaatatccaaaataaagTGTTGGGACTTCACTTAGTTTCGGTTGAAAACTTACTTGACGCCATTTTAATTGATCgtttgtaccaccagtgtgtctttagtataagAAATCGTCTTCTCTTTTGGGAATAAATAATTCAGGAGTAAAAAGTATACATTTTACCTTTCTTATTTGCAGTAAAAAATACGCATTTTTCAGTTTGAGAAAAGGAGTAAAAAGTACGCATCGTTTGACGTGTAAGCAGTATACTCATAAATGAGTAAACGAAATATACTCCTTTTATGCGTAGTTCCACTTTTCCAGCATTATGCGTACTTTATAGTCCTAAAAGAGTATATTCTGGTTACCGTGTAAAGATATCAAGAACCATCCGAAACCAACACTGGCACTGCAACAAGTTTTGTTGTTTACGCGATCGGTAATAAAAATGGATACACCTTCAAACTTAAATCCAGGAACAACCGAAATTTATACAAACGTGGCGACGTCGGACAATCAAGAAATGATTAACGGACTTCCTGCGGAAGATGGAATTGCAAACGCCGGTAACGACTCGGATCACCATTCTACGCAACATCCGTCATCTAGAGTCGAGTTGGTTCGAGCTTTCAGTGCCGCAAATATACCCCTGCCAGCGTTGAACATCACAGGactggtggaattcctagaTGGCAACGTCGCTGATCCGGTAGCAGCATCATCAAGTGATCAACTTAAGCAATGCTATCAACGATTCATAAGGCAAGCATGTTCAGGTGATACTTTGTAGGCTTCTAAAGAGGGGTTAACATTAGGCGCAAAGGACAAATTCTTCTCAAACTATATGTTCAAATTGTTATAGTAGGTTATTTGGCCTGATTGTTGGctga
Encoded proteins:
- the LOC134206471 gene encoding uncharacterized protein LOC134206471, with protein sequence MNRVDVPTSGLNDMQTKVKHFLSTKILSRISTYATNVLDFLIVPSITSSIPVVEINTKSWKLPTGVRLADPSFYSPGEIDLIIGNKIFFDLVKIENCAITLAETEFGWIVAGSVEMRKSAPRARISLFGHQEQALCETMARFWEIEDVRLVSNLSEEEAVVEEHFKETHARNECGRYVVRLPFNNKKCQLGDSFVGAKNRYERLMISLSKNPERRMQYSEFMTEYLALGHMKEVDDPSKDGYYIPHHAVCKASSSTTKTTVVFDASAKTTSGVSLNDTIMGGPVAILWSSSGTDS
- the LOC134205731 gene encoding zinc finger protein 75A-like; its protein translation is MSKCCSIPGCRSQLQNTTLFSVSEYSSLAQWWTTTSWYDEIMEASQPRDHKICILHFREDQFDKSQSELRLLSNIIPSINLPGSFVISAVHEQFKFPLPQATEYGTLVLIYCRFCGKKQANPLKNHLEDLVESEDLLQLCLGRGRFLEGFPNGVCEPCIQTLKVTTRFIKSCGQAQEKLQKIFFGTTQQMEDSLVNEQGYSETEYSFEMPEAIVSLKEEVLSPEPEEFEDESYEYHEMKNDDPLNESEKYQIPIEKVKKPKKRGQKSTDEQGEIRCTICGRTFNRKVALHAHIESVHEGRTFACPICGKVMGWRKTLQRHMKSHEENFQKHKCDVCGKSFSRPSHLRLHMVKHTGQKVRCGLCQNGYRDNYKLGEHLIKAHNMDQETAKTFAQQAQKW